Genomic window (Saccharothrix australiensis):
GGGCCGCACGCCCGAGCAGGCGGTCGAGCAGGCCGTGGACGCGGCGGAGGCCCAGCAGGAACTGGTCCGCTCGCGCATCGGGATGGTGCGCCGCTACGCGGAGACGACCGGGTGCCGCCGGCAGGAGCTGCTGGGCTACTTCGGCGAGCAACTGCCCGATCCGTGCGGCAACTGCGACACCTGCGACGCCGGCACCGCACGACGCCGTTCCCCGGGCACCGACGAGTTCCCCGTCGACAGCACCGTGCACCACCCCCACTGGGGCGCAGGCGTGATCATGTCGACCGAGGAAGACCGCGTAACCGTCCTCTTCGACGAGGTCGGCTACAAAACCCTGTCCCTACCCGACATCCGCGAGCACAACCTCCTGAGCCACGAGAAGCCACACCCGTAACCCGTTCCCCTCACTCACTCCCCCCGGCTCCCCTTCACTCCCCCTACGCGCTCAGTCCCGCGGAGCCGCGCCGCGAGCCGCCGGCTGAACGGCGGCCGAGCCCGCCCGGGGTCGGGCCGATCGAACACGACCAAACACACCAGTCCCAACACGACCTCAACGTTCTGCAGCGCGAACGCGACCGGCCCGTCGGCGGGGTGGGACGGCAGGAAGATCAGCCCCGGGAACGGCATGTCCCAGTTGCGCCCACCCGGCCACGCCAGCACCGACAGGTAGCCGGCGACCACCGGCACCCACGGCCACCACCGGCCCGAGGCCGCCGCCCACTGGACGCCGAGCACGAAGAACGGCACGAACCAGACCCAGTAGTGGGACCAGGCGACCGGGGCCACCAGCACCATCGTCGCACCCACGAGGGCGGTCGCCAGGTAGTCCTCACCGCGCCGCGACGCGCGACGGGCCAGCAGCAGGCCCGCGATCCCGACCACGGCCGCGACCGGGACCCAGCGCGCGGCGGCGAGGTCGGGGTCGCCCAGCAGCCGCGCGACGACGCCCCGGATCGACTGGTTCTCCGGCGCGTCCGCCGAACCGCTGCCGGTGACGCGGTCGGGATCGGTGACGCCGGCGCCCCAGAAGTACGCGGACTCCCCCGGCAGCACCAGGAAACCGAGGCCGACCGTGACCAGGAACGCGACGGCGGACGTCCCCGCCGCCCGCCACCGCCCGGTCAGCACCAGGTGCGCGATGAAGATCAGCGGGAGGAGCTTGATCCCGGCCGCCACGCCGGTCGGCACGCCCTTCCACCGGCTCCGCTCCGGCAGCGCGGTGTCCACCACCACCAACGCCATCAGCACCAGGTTGACGTTGCCCCACAACAGGTTCCACTCCACCGGCTGCATCGCCAGGCACAGCGCGCCGAGCAGGAACGCCATCGCCACCGTCGTGCGGTCGCGTCGCCTGCCCGTCATCCGCAGGCCGAGCCAGATCACCACCAGCAGCAACACGACGTTGGCGCCCAGCGCGAACACCGGGAGCGCCTGGGTCGGCAACCACGCCAACGGCACGAACACGACGGCGGAGAACGGCGGGTACTTCAGGGTGCCCGCGATGGTCGGCAGGTGGGCTTTCCCCTGCTCGTACAACGGGTCGGCGTCCAGCACGGCCTGCCCGGCGGCCACGTACACCTTGAAGTCGCCGAGATCCGCCCCCGTCCTGGCCCACACCCCGTGCCACCACAGGTAGAGCGCGCCGGCGACCAGGAACACGAGGACGGCCGCCGCGACCGGGACCATCGATCGGGTCGGATGTGGCCGCACCGGCGCGGAGTTGTCGGAAGCCGTCCCCGCCGTGAGTTTTCGGCAGGCGGTCGCGCGGACGTCCCGCTCGGGCTCGGGCATGGCGGCGACCCTAGGGCGGCCCGGTGCGACTCGCCGTCATCGGCGTCCGTTCTGCCCTTTTCGTCCTGCCCCACCCGGCCTCAACCACTCGGTCGGGTGTATCCATTGGTATGAATACCCGCAAAAGCAGGGCATCCGGCAGCACAGGGGGCCAGGCTCCCACCCCAGCCGTCACCGACCTCCCGGCCCAGGGACAGTGCCCGGTCGCCAGTGCCCGGTCGAGGTGGGCCCGCGCGGCGTCCCGGTCCCCGAGCAGGCGGTGGGCGTTGCCCGGCCCGGCCGGCGCGCGGTTCCCGCCCCGGGTGTCACCCGTCTCCCGGCAGAGGTCGGCGACCTCGCGCTGACCGGCCTTCCGGCACTCCGCCCGGTGCAGTGGGGCGCGATGAGAAGAGGTCACCCGATCGACCCGAAGCCGGCCGGGAGGGCACAGCGCACCGACGCTGCGGCACGCCGCGCCGCGCGCCGGTCGGGTCGAGCAGCGGCCCGGACGGCCGGACGACCTCCCCGACAGCCCGGCGGAATCGTCACGACGGCGATTCCCGGACTACCGGGAGAGGTCCGCGAACCACCCCGGCCAGCCCCGGACAGCCGCCCGGTCGAGCGCGACTCAGGGCAGCTTGATCCAGAGCAGCGTAACCCTCCTCTTCTTCATGGGGATGGTGACGCACGTGTAATCCGTTGCCTTTCCCTGCTGCACGTACCATTTCCCGATCTTCTTGCAGGTGCTCCTCTTCGTGAAAACACCGGCCGGGGCCCACCCGGC
Coding sequences:
- a CDS encoding glycosyltransferase 87 family protein codes for the protein MVPVAAAVLVFLVAGALYLWWHGVWARTGADLGDFKVYVAAGQAVLDADPLYEQGKAHLPTIAGTLKYPPFSAVVFVPLAWLPTQALPVFALGANVVLLLVVIWLGLRMTGRRRDRTTVAMAFLLGALCLAMQPVEWNLLWGNVNLVLMALVVVDTALPERSRWKGVPTGVAAGIKLLPLIFIAHLVLTGRWRAAGTSAVAFLVTVGLGFLVLPGESAYFWGAGVTDPDRVTGSGSADAPENQSIRGVVARLLGDPDLAAARWVPVAAVVGIAGLLLARRASRRGEDYLATALVGATMVLVAPVAWSHYWVWFVPFFVLGVQWAAASGRWWPWVPVVAGYLSVLAWPGGRNWDMPFPGLIFLPSHPADGPVAFALQNVEVVLGLVCLVVFDRPDPGRARPPFSRRLAARLRGTERVGGVKGSRGE